A single window of Oreochromis aureus strain Israel breed Guangdong linkage group 7, ZZ_aureus, whole genome shotgun sequence DNA harbors:
- the dyrk4 gene encoding dual specificity tyrosine-phosphorylation-regulated kinase 4 isoform X3, translated as MPQILDERMIHETSRPEAFPHPHRLPAEGNRIGTNRPCSQKFNSSVGTLPQLEPPVVQVMVSNAKNQQQQSDSILPQIASKGGPNNYQTQSDERPKPTQQFTTRFGTTADRVSVSRNSRIFINKLEKEKAYEGQKLPMSPLEALKNFQDRLTEFEKEEIMDYSEIWFLGLGSQKIEGSQGAPQNSGYDDEHGSYIRVLHDHIAYRFEVLEVIGKGSFGQVLKCLDHKNNELVAIKIIRNKKRFHHQALVELKILDVIKRKDKDNLHNVIHMKEYFYFRNHLCISFELLGVNLYELIKKNNFQGFSLALIRRFTHALLRCLQMLHREKIIHCDLKPENILLSQRGPGNIKVVDFGSSCYEQQRVYTYIQSRFYRSPEVILGHPYSMAIDMWSLGCILAELYTGYPLFPGESEVEQIACIMEVLGMPPNDFVQSASRRRLFFDSKGNPRNITNSKGKKRRPSSKELSAVLKTNDAVFLDFIKRCLSWDPSKRMTPDEGLQHEWILQGNFNKVRTRTKPAAKKTSDSSTSTDKQANSHPAEMVSSESNSSDKLKRDSSETGTKMAPAERLRPIGASAEEEVCESEGKLSTDTKRQECSGERPIHIIIKPQEEDDTERKDIQEPSQDLSPAV; from the exons ATGCCACAGATCTTAGATGAAAGAATGATTCATGAG ACATCACGACCAGAGGCCTTCCCTCACCCTCACAGGCTCCCAGCAGAAGGCAACCGTATTGGAACAAATCGTCCCTGCTCACAG AAGTTTAATTCCAGTGTGGGGACTCTGCCTCAGCTCGAGCCACCAGTGGTCCAGGTGATGGTTAGCAATGCCaaaaaccagcagcagcagtcagaCAGCATCTTGCCCCAAATTGCCAGCAAAGGGGGTCCAAACAACTATCAGACACAATCG GACGAGAGGCCAAAGCCCACTCAGCAGTTCACCACACGGTTCGGTACAACAGCTGATAGAGTCTCAGTGTCTCGCAACAGCAGGATTTTCATCAACAAGctggagaaagagaaagcataCGAGGGTCAAAAGTTACCCATGTCACCTTTAG AAGCATTGAAGAACTTCCAGGATCGCCTGACGGAGTTTGAAAAGGAGGAAATCATGGATTATTCTGAGATCTGGTTCCTTGGTTTGGGTTCCCAGAAAATCGAGGGTTCCCAAGGAGCTCCACAGAACTCAGGATATGATGATGAACACGGAAGCTACATCAGG GTGTTGCACGACCACATTGCCTACAGGTTCGAAGTGCTGGAAGTGATTGGGAAAGGCTCCTTCGGACAGGTCCTAAAATGCCTGGATCACAAGAACAATGAACTTGTAGCCATAAAGATAATCCGCAATAAGAAAAG GTTTCATCACCAGGCTCTCGTGGAGCTGAAGATCTTGGATGTGATAAAGAGGAAAGACAAAGACAACCTCCACAATGTCATCCACATGAAGGAGTACTTCTACTTCCGAAATCACCTTTGCATCTCCTTTGAGCTTCTGGG GGTGAACTTGTACgagctcattaaaaaaaacaacttccagGGCTTCAGCCTCGCCCTTATCCGGCGTTTCACTCATGCGCTTCTCAGGTGCCTGCAGATGCTGCACAGGGAGAAGATAATCCACTGTGACCTCAAACCG GAGAACATCCTTCTCTCTCAAAGAGGGCCAGGCAACATCAAGGTGGTCGACTTTGGATCAAGCTGCTATGAACAACAAAGAG TGTACACATATATCCAGAGTCGCTTCTACCGCTCTCCAGAGGTCATCCTGGGTCACCCTTACAGCATGGCCATCGATATGTGGAGTCTGGGCTGCATCCTAGCTGAGCTTTACACAGGCTATCCTCTCTTCCCTGGAGAGAGTGAAGTGGAGCAGATAGCTTGCATAATGGAG GTCCTTGGAATGCCTCCAAATGATTTTGTTCAGTCAGCATCAAGAAGGAGGTTGTTCTTTG ACTCTAAAGGAAACCCAAGAAACATCACTAACAGCAAGGGGAAGAAACGGAGACCCAGTTCCAAAGAGCTTTCAGCTGTGCTGAAAACGAATGATGCTGTCTTCTTAGACTTCATCAAACGCTGCCTCAG CTGGGATCCAAGTAAGCGCATGACTCCTGATGAGGGGTTACAGCATGAGTGGATCCTACAAGGAAATTTCAACAAAGTCCGGACCAGAACCAAGCCTGCAGCCAAGAAGACATCAGACAGTTCGACCAGCACAGACAAACAAGCTAACAGCCATCCTG CAGAGATGGTCAGCTCGGAAAGCAACAGCAGCGACAAGCTGAAGAGAGACAGTTCAGAAACCGGAACAAAGATGGCTCCCGCAGAGCGTCTGCGTCCCATTGGGGCCTCGGCAGAAGAGGAGGTGTGTGAAAGTGAAGGCAAGCTGTCCACAGATACCAAGCGACAGGAATGTAGTGGAGAAAGGCCCATACACATCATCATCAAACCTCAAGAGGAAGACGACACAGAGAGGAAAGATATTCAGGAGCCATCTCAGGATTTGTCACCTGCTGTCTAA
- the dyrk4 gene encoding dual specificity tyrosine-phosphorylation-regulated kinase 4 isoform X4 has protein sequence MLPEINNKTSRPEAFPHPHRLPAEGNRIGTNRPCSQKFNSSVGTLPQLEPPVVQVMVSNAKNQQQQSDSILPQIASKGGPNNYQTQSDERPKPTQQFTTRFGTTADRVSVSRNSRIFINKLEKEKAYEGQKLPMSPLEALKNFQDRLTEFEKEEIMDYSEIWFLGLGSQKIEGSQGAPQNSGYDDEHGSYIRVLHDHIAYRFEVLEVIGKGSFGQVLKCLDHKNNELVAIKIIRNKKRFHHQALVELKILDVIKRKDKDNLHNVIHMKEYFYFRNHLCISFELLGVNLYELIKKNNFQGFSLALIRRFTHALLRCLQMLHREKIIHCDLKPENILLSQRGPGNIKVVDFGSSCYEQQRVYTYIQSRFYRSPEVILGHPYSMAIDMWSLGCILAELYTGYPLFPGESEVEQIACIMEVLGMPPNDFVQSASRRRLFFDSKGNPRNITNSKGKKRRPSSKELSAVLKTNDAVFLDFIKRCLSWDPSKRMTPDEGLQHEWILQGNFNKVRTRTKPAAKKTSDSSTSTDKQANSHPAEMVSSESNSSDKLKRDSSETGTKMAPAERLRPIGASAEEEVCESEGKLSTDTKRQECSGERPIHIIIKPQEEDDTERKDIQEPSQDLSPAV, from the exons ATGTTGCCAGAAATAAATAACAAG ACATCACGACCAGAGGCCTTCCCTCACCCTCACAGGCTCCCAGCAGAAGGCAACCGTATTGGAACAAATCGTCCCTGCTCACAG AAGTTTAATTCCAGTGTGGGGACTCTGCCTCAGCTCGAGCCACCAGTGGTCCAGGTGATGGTTAGCAATGCCaaaaaccagcagcagcagtcagaCAGCATCTTGCCCCAAATTGCCAGCAAAGGGGGTCCAAACAACTATCAGACACAATCG GACGAGAGGCCAAAGCCCACTCAGCAGTTCACCACACGGTTCGGTACAACAGCTGATAGAGTCTCAGTGTCTCGCAACAGCAGGATTTTCATCAACAAGctggagaaagagaaagcataCGAGGGTCAAAAGTTACCCATGTCACCTTTAG AAGCATTGAAGAACTTCCAGGATCGCCTGACGGAGTTTGAAAAGGAGGAAATCATGGATTATTCTGAGATCTGGTTCCTTGGTTTGGGTTCCCAGAAAATCGAGGGTTCCCAAGGAGCTCCACAGAACTCAGGATATGATGATGAACACGGAAGCTACATCAGG GTGTTGCACGACCACATTGCCTACAGGTTCGAAGTGCTGGAAGTGATTGGGAAAGGCTCCTTCGGACAGGTCCTAAAATGCCTGGATCACAAGAACAATGAACTTGTAGCCATAAAGATAATCCGCAATAAGAAAAG GTTTCATCACCAGGCTCTCGTGGAGCTGAAGATCTTGGATGTGATAAAGAGGAAAGACAAAGACAACCTCCACAATGTCATCCACATGAAGGAGTACTTCTACTTCCGAAATCACCTTTGCATCTCCTTTGAGCTTCTGGG GGTGAACTTGTACgagctcattaaaaaaaacaacttccagGGCTTCAGCCTCGCCCTTATCCGGCGTTTCACTCATGCGCTTCTCAGGTGCCTGCAGATGCTGCACAGGGAGAAGATAATCCACTGTGACCTCAAACCG GAGAACATCCTTCTCTCTCAAAGAGGGCCAGGCAACATCAAGGTGGTCGACTTTGGATCAAGCTGCTATGAACAACAAAGAG TGTACACATATATCCAGAGTCGCTTCTACCGCTCTCCAGAGGTCATCCTGGGTCACCCTTACAGCATGGCCATCGATATGTGGAGTCTGGGCTGCATCCTAGCTGAGCTTTACACAGGCTATCCTCTCTTCCCTGGAGAGAGTGAAGTGGAGCAGATAGCTTGCATAATGGAG GTCCTTGGAATGCCTCCAAATGATTTTGTTCAGTCAGCATCAAGAAGGAGGTTGTTCTTTG ACTCTAAAGGAAACCCAAGAAACATCACTAACAGCAAGGGGAAGAAACGGAGACCCAGTTCCAAAGAGCTTTCAGCTGTGCTGAAAACGAATGATGCTGTCTTCTTAGACTTCATCAAACGCTGCCTCAG CTGGGATCCAAGTAAGCGCATGACTCCTGATGAGGGGTTACAGCATGAGTGGATCCTACAAGGAAATTTCAACAAAGTCCGGACCAGAACCAAGCCTGCAGCCAAGAAGACATCAGACAGTTCGACCAGCACAGACAAACAAGCTAACAGCCATCCTG CAGAGATGGTCAGCTCGGAAAGCAACAGCAGCGACAAGCTGAAGAGAGACAGTTCAGAAACCGGAACAAAGATGGCTCCCGCAGAGCGTCTGCGTCCCATTGGGGCCTCGGCAGAAGAGGAGGTGTGTGAAAGTGAAGGCAAGCTGTCCACAGATACCAAGCGACAGGAATGTAGTGGAGAAAGGCCCATACACATCATCATCAAACCTCAAGAGGAAGACGACACAGAGAGGAAAGATATTCAGGAGCCATCTCAGGATTTGTCACCTGCTGTCTAA
- the dyrk4 gene encoding dual specificity tyrosine-phosphorylation-regulated kinase 4 isoform X1, which yields MSTPNKSSEKRNGPKNKLDKILKERKCTFPLLIKTSRPEAFPHPHRLPAEGNRIGTNRPCSQKFNSSVGTLPQLEPPVVQVMVSNAKNQQQQSDSILPQIASKGGPNNYQTQSDERPKPTQQFTTRFGTTADRVSVSRNSRIFINKLEKEKAYEGQKLPMSPLEALKNFQDRLTEFEKEEIMDYSEIWFLGLGSQKIEGSQGAPQNSGYDDEHGSYIRVLHDHIAYRFEVLEVIGKGSFGQVLKCLDHKNNELVAIKIIRNKKRFHHQALVELKILDVIKRKDKDNLHNVIHMKEYFYFRNHLCISFELLGVNLYELIKKNNFQGFSLALIRRFTHALLRCLQMLHREKIIHCDLKPENILLSQRGPGNIKVVDFGSSCYEQQRVYTYIQSRFYRSPEVILGHPYSMAIDMWSLGCILAELYTGYPLFPGESEVEQIACIMEVLGMPPNDFVQSASRRRLFFDSKGNPRNITNSKGKKRRPSSKELSAVLKTNDAVFLDFIKRCLSWDPSKRMTPDEGLQHEWILQGNFNKVRTRTKPAAKKTSDSSTSTDKQANSHPAEMVSSESNSSDKLKRDSSETGTKMAPAERLRPIGASAEEEVCESEGKLSTDTKRQECSGERPIHIIIKPQEEDDTERKDIQEPSQDLSPAV from the exons ACATCACGACCAGAGGCCTTCCCTCACCCTCACAGGCTCCCAGCAGAAGGCAACCGTATTGGAACAAATCGTCCCTGCTCACAG AAGTTTAATTCCAGTGTGGGGACTCTGCCTCAGCTCGAGCCACCAGTGGTCCAGGTGATGGTTAGCAATGCCaaaaaccagcagcagcagtcagaCAGCATCTTGCCCCAAATTGCCAGCAAAGGGGGTCCAAACAACTATCAGACACAATCG GACGAGAGGCCAAAGCCCACTCAGCAGTTCACCACACGGTTCGGTACAACAGCTGATAGAGTCTCAGTGTCTCGCAACAGCAGGATTTTCATCAACAAGctggagaaagagaaagcataCGAGGGTCAAAAGTTACCCATGTCACCTTTAG AAGCATTGAAGAACTTCCAGGATCGCCTGACGGAGTTTGAAAAGGAGGAAATCATGGATTATTCTGAGATCTGGTTCCTTGGTTTGGGTTCCCAGAAAATCGAGGGTTCCCAAGGAGCTCCACAGAACTCAGGATATGATGATGAACACGGAAGCTACATCAGG GTGTTGCACGACCACATTGCCTACAGGTTCGAAGTGCTGGAAGTGATTGGGAAAGGCTCCTTCGGACAGGTCCTAAAATGCCTGGATCACAAGAACAATGAACTTGTAGCCATAAAGATAATCCGCAATAAGAAAAG GTTTCATCACCAGGCTCTCGTGGAGCTGAAGATCTTGGATGTGATAAAGAGGAAAGACAAAGACAACCTCCACAATGTCATCCACATGAAGGAGTACTTCTACTTCCGAAATCACCTTTGCATCTCCTTTGAGCTTCTGGG GGTGAACTTGTACgagctcattaaaaaaaacaacttccagGGCTTCAGCCTCGCCCTTATCCGGCGTTTCACTCATGCGCTTCTCAGGTGCCTGCAGATGCTGCACAGGGAGAAGATAATCCACTGTGACCTCAAACCG GAGAACATCCTTCTCTCTCAAAGAGGGCCAGGCAACATCAAGGTGGTCGACTTTGGATCAAGCTGCTATGAACAACAAAGAG TGTACACATATATCCAGAGTCGCTTCTACCGCTCTCCAGAGGTCATCCTGGGTCACCCTTACAGCATGGCCATCGATATGTGGAGTCTGGGCTGCATCCTAGCTGAGCTTTACACAGGCTATCCTCTCTTCCCTGGAGAGAGTGAAGTGGAGCAGATAGCTTGCATAATGGAG GTCCTTGGAATGCCTCCAAATGATTTTGTTCAGTCAGCATCAAGAAGGAGGTTGTTCTTTG ACTCTAAAGGAAACCCAAGAAACATCACTAACAGCAAGGGGAAGAAACGGAGACCCAGTTCCAAAGAGCTTTCAGCTGTGCTGAAAACGAATGATGCTGTCTTCTTAGACTTCATCAAACGCTGCCTCAG CTGGGATCCAAGTAAGCGCATGACTCCTGATGAGGGGTTACAGCATGAGTGGATCCTACAAGGAAATTTCAACAAAGTCCGGACCAGAACCAAGCCTGCAGCCAAGAAGACATCAGACAGTTCGACCAGCACAGACAAACAAGCTAACAGCCATCCTG CAGAGATGGTCAGCTCGGAAAGCAACAGCAGCGACAAGCTGAAGAGAGACAGTTCAGAAACCGGAACAAAGATGGCTCCCGCAGAGCGTCTGCGTCCCATTGGGGCCTCGGCAGAAGAGGAGGTGTGTGAAAGTGAAGGCAAGCTGTCCACAGATACCAAGCGACAGGAATGTAGTGGAGAAAGGCCCATACACATCATCATCAAACCTCAAGAGGAAGACGACACAGAGAGGAAAGATATTCAGGAGCCATCTCAGGATTTGTCACCTGCTGTCTAA
- the dyrk4 gene encoding dual specificity tyrosine-phosphorylation-regulated kinase 4 isoform X2, giving the protein MSTPNKSSEKRNGPKNKLDKILKERKCTFPLLIKTSRPEAFPHPHRLPAEGNRIGTNRPCSQKFNSSVGTLPQLEPPVVQVMVSNAKNQQQQSDSILPQIASKGGPNNYQTQSDERPKPTQQFTTRFGTTADRVSVSRNSRIFINKLEKEKAYEGQKLPMSPLEALKNFQDRLTEFEKEEIMDYSEIWFLGLGSQKIEGSQGAPQNSGYDDEHGSYIRVLHDHIAYRFEVLEVIGKGSFGQVLKCLDHKNNELVAIKIIRNKKRFHHQALVELKILDVIKRKDKDNLHNVIHMKEYFYFRNHLCISFELLGVNLYELIKKNNFQGFSLALIRRFTHALLRCLQMLHREKIIHCDLKPENILLSQRGPGNIKVVDFGSSCYEQQRVYTYIQSRFYRSPEVILGHPYSMAIDMWSLGCILAELYTGYPLFPGESEVEQIACIMEVLGMPPNDFVQSASRRRLFFDSKGNPRNITNSKGKKRRPSSKELSAVLKTNDAVFLDFIKRCLSWDPSKRMTPDEGLQHEWILQGNFNKVRTRTKPAAKKTSDSSTSTDKQANSHPEMVSSESNSSDKLKRDSSETGTKMAPAERLRPIGASAEEEVCESEGKLSTDTKRQECSGERPIHIIIKPQEEDDTERKDIQEPSQDLSPAV; this is encoded by the exons ACATCACGACCAGAGGCCTTCCCTCACCCTCACAGGCTCCCAGCAGAAGGCAACCGTATTGGAACAAATCGTCCCTGCTCACAG AAGTTTAATTCCAGTGTGGGGACTCTGCCTCAGCTCGAGCCACCAGTGGTCCAGGTGATGGTTAGCAATGCCaaaaaccagcagcagcagtcagaCAGCATCTTGCCCCAAATTGCCAGCAAAGGGGGTCCAAACAACTATCAGACACAATCG GACGAGAGGCCAAAGCCCACTCAGCAGTTCACCACACGGTTCGGTACAACAGCTGATAGAGTCTCAGTGTCTCGCAACAGCAGGATTTTCATCAACAAGctggagaaagagaaagcataCGAGGGTCAAAAGTTACCCATGTCACCTTTAG AAGCATTGAAGAACTTCCAGGATCGCCTGACGGAGTTTGAAAAGGAGGAAATCATGGATTATTCTGAGATCTGGTTCCTTGGTTTGGGTTCCCAGAAAATCGAGGGTTCCCAAGGAGCTCCACAGAACTCAGGATATGATGATGAACACGGAAGCTACATCAGG GTGTTGCACGACCACATTGCCTACAGGTTCGAAGTGCTGGAAGTGATTGGGAAAGGCTCCTTCGGACAGGTCCTAAAATGCCTGGATCACAAGAACAATGAACTTGTAGCCATAAAGATAATCCGCAATAAGAAAAG GTTTCATCACCAGGCTCTCGTGGAGCTGAAGATCTTGGATGTGATAAAGAGGAAAGACAAAGACAACCTCCACAATGTCATCCACATGAAGGAGTACTTCTACTTCCGAAATCACCTTTGCATCTCCTTTGAGCTTCTGGG GGTGAACTTGTACgagctcattaaaaaaaacaacttccagGGCTTCAGCCTCGCCCTTATCCGGCGTTTCACTCATGCGCTTCTCAGGTGCCTGCAGATGCTGCACAGGGAGAAGATAATCCACTGTGACCTCAAACCG GAGAACATCCTTCTCTCTCAAAGAGGGCCAGGCAACATCAAGGTGGTCGACTTTGGATCAAGCTGCTATGAACAACAAAGAG TGTACACATATATCCAGAGTCGCTTCTACCGCTCTCCAGAGGTCATCCTGGGTCACCCTTACAGCATGGCCATCGATATGTGGAGTCTGGGCTGCATCCTAGCTGAGCTTTACACAGGCTATCCTCTCTTCCCTGGAGAGAGTGAAGTGGAGCAGATAGCTTGCATAATGGAG GTCCTTGGAATGCCTCCAAATGATTTTGTTCAGTCAGCATCAAGAAGGAGGTTGTTCTTTG ACTCTAAAGGAAACCCAAGAAACATCACTAACAGCAAGGGGAAGAAACGGAGACCCAGTTCCAAAGAGCTTTCAGCTGTGCTGAAAACGAATGATGCTGTCTTCTTAGACTTCATCAAACGCTGCCTCAG CTGGGATCCAAGTAAGCGCATGACTCCTGATGAGGGGTTACAGCATGAGTGGATCCTACAAGGAAATTTCAACAAAGTCCGGACCAGAACCAAGCCTGCAGCCAAGAAGACATCAGACAGTTCGACCAGCACAGACAAACAAGCTAACAGCCATCCTG AGATGGTCAGCTCGGAAAGCAACAGCAGCGACAAGCTGAAGAGAGACAGTTCAGAAACCGGAACAAAGATGGCTCCCGCAGAGCGTCTGCGTCCCATTGGGGCCTCGGCAGAAGAGGAGGTGTGTGAAAGTGAAGGCAAGCTGTCCACAGATACCAAGCGACAGGAATGTAGTGGAGAAAGGCCCATACACATCATCATCAAACCTCAAGAGGAAGACGACACAGAGAGGAAAGATATTCAGGAGCCATCTCAGGATTTGTCACCTGCTGTCTAA